Proteins encoded by one window of Flavobacterium sp. N502540:
- a CDS encoding O-antigen translocase yields MGFVKKITQTNLFKITSLNSLSVLLKIGIGFITSKLMAIFIGPTGMALVGNLRNFSSSLESISTLGFTNGIVKYVAENKENKIRLREIVSTVFISLLTITLVLSLVLYFFASFWNNQIFGNNFDYDIVFKAIALVLPWYAISIFLLSLINGLGKFKLVIWLNILGNAIGLLVSIYMILNFKTLGALLSIVISPALLFFATFYFINKDFNFFKIIRFRYFDVNVLKNLSSYSLMALVSSVLGPLVYLIIRKNVIETVGLEQAGFWETIVRISNYYMMFVTTILSVYFLPKLAVAKSNQETKKIFWSFYRNILPPFVIALIVIYYTRFFIVKLLFTDEFLPVTTLFFWQLIGDVLRAASWILGFQFFAKKITKTFIISEITSLLVLYFFSSYLVALLGIQGVVLAQALDNFIYLIILGIYFRKSLF; encoded by the coding sequence TTGGGATTTGTAAAAAAAATAACACAAACTAACCTGTTTAAAATTACTTCTTTAAATAGTTTGAGCGTACTATTGAAAATAGGAATAGGATTTATTACTTCAAAATTAATGGCTATTTTTATCGGTCCGACGGGAATGGCTTTGGTAGGTAATCTTAGAAATTTTTCGTCATCATTAGAGAGCATATCTACTTTAGGGTTTACAAATGGAATTGTGAAATATGTAGCTGAAAATAAAGAAAATAAAATTCGTTTACGAGAAATAGTTTCGACAGTATTTATAAGTTTGTTGACAATTACTCTAGTTTTGAGTCTTGTTTTATATTTTTTTGCATCATTTTGGAACAATCAAATCTTTGGAAATAATTTCGATTATGATATAGTTTTTAAAGCCATAGCTTTAGTCTTGCCATGGTATGCTATTTCTATTTTTTTACTGTCGTTGATTAATGGACTAGGGAAATTTAAGTTAGTAATTTGGCTTAATATATTGGGAAATGCAATAGGTTTATTAGTTTCCATTTATATGATTTTAAATTTTAAAACGTTGGGAGCTTTGCTATCGATAGTTATTTCACCAGCGTTATTATTTTTTGCTACATTTTATTTTATCAATAAGGATTTTAATTTTTTTAAAATAATCAGGTTCCGTTATTTTGATGTTAATGTTTTAAAGAACTTATCGTCTTATTCTCTAATGGCTTTGGTCTCTTCAGTTTTAGGGCCATTGGTTTATTTAATAATACGAAAGAATGTAATTGAGACAGTTGGATTAGAACAAGCGGGATTTTGGGAGACAATTGTCAGAATTTCAAATTATTATATGATGTTTGTGACCACAATATTGTCTGTTTATTTCTTGCCAAAATTGGCTGTAGCCAAAAGTAATCAGGAGACAAAGAAAATTTTCTGGAGTTTTTATAGAAATATTTTGCCTCCTTTTGTAATTGCATTAATTGTAATTTATTACACCCGTTTTTTTATTGTTAAATTACTTTTCACAGATGAATTTCTACCGGTTACAACCTTGTTTTTTTGGCAACTAATTGGTGATGTTTTAAGAGCAGCTTCATGGATCTTGGGGTTTCAATTTTTTGCAAAAAAAATTACCAAAACGTTTATAATTTCAGAAATTACGTCTCTTCTTGTCTTATATTTTTTTAGTAGTTATTTAGTTGCTTTATTAGGAATTCAGGGGGTAGTTTTAGCTCAGGCATTAGATAATTTTATTTATTTGATAATTTTGGGGATTTATTTTAGGAAAAGTTTGTTTTAA
- a CDS encoding DegT/DnrJ/EryC1/StrS family aminotransferase, which produces MISFLDLKKINKPYETAFQEKLKTVLESGWYILGKEVETFETAFAKYCKTDYCIGTGNGLDGLTLIFKGYIALGKLQKGDEVIVPANTYIASILAVLQADLIPVLVEPRLETYNINPDLIEEKISPKTKAILAVHLYGQLAEMDKINEIADRNNLLIVEDAAQSHGAFNNQQSTINNLSSVSAYSFYPGKNLGALGDGGAITTNDAELAKVLFSLRNYGSEVKYHNDYIGVNSRLDELQSAFLSLKLPHLDADNDRRRKIAKRYLSEIKNEKIVLPFWDFSNNHVFHLFVIRTSDREGLQAYLSQNKIQTLIHYPIPPHQQKALLEWNNLSLPVTEKIHQEVLSLPISPVLTETEVDFIVEVLNRY; this is translated from the coding sequence ATGATATCATTTCTGGACCTGAAGAAAATAAACAAACCTTATGAGACCGCTTTTCAGGAAAAACTGAAAACAGTTTTAGAGAGTGGTTGGTACATTTTAGGGAAAGAAGTGGAAACATTTGAAACAGCCTTTGCAAAATATTGCAAAACAGATTACTGTATCGGAACAGGAAACGGTTTGGATGGATTAACTTTGATTTTTAAGGGATATATAGCTTTAGGGAAACTGCAAAAAGGTGATGAAGTAATAGTTCCTGCCAATACTTATATCGCTAGTATTCTGGCCGTTTTACAGGCAGATTTGATTCCGGTTTTAGTAGAGCCAAGATTAGAAACTTACAATATCAATCCCGATTTAATCGAGGAAAAAATCAGTCCGAAAACCAAAGCCATTTTAGCCGTTCATCTTTATGGACAACTAGCTGAAATGGACAAAATAAATGAAATTGCAGACCGTAATAATTTATTAATAGTTGAAGATGCAGCCCAATCGCATGGTGCTTTTAACAATCAACAATCAACAATTAATAATTTATCCTCCGTATCAGCTTACAGTTTTTATCCCGGAAAGAACCTAGGTGCTTTAGGCGATGGAGGTGCCATTACGACAAATGACGCAGAGTTGGCAAAAGTACTTTTTTCGCTTCGCAATTATGGATCTGAGGTAAAATATCACAATGATTATATTGGGGTAAACTCAAGATTAGATGAACTTCAGTCCGCTTTTTTAAGTCTGAAATTGCCTCATTTAGATGCCGATAATGATAGACGACGCAAAATTGCTAAACGGTATTTGAGTGAAATAAAAAATGAAAAAATAGTACTTCCGTTTTGGGATTTTTCAAATAACCATGTTTTTCATTTGTTTGTGATACGAACTTCAGATCGTGAAGGGTTGCAGGCCTACTTATCCCAAAATAAGATACAGACCCTAATACATTATCCAATTCCGCCACACCAGCAAAAGGCACTTCTGGAATGGAATAATTTGTCATTACCTGTTACAGAAAAGATTCATCAGGAAGTTTTAAGCTTGCCTATTAGTCCTGTTTTGACGGAAACTGAGGTTGATTTTATTGTTGAGGTTTTAAATAGATATTAA
- a CDS encoding glycosyltransferase has product MKILLLGEYSALHSTLAQGLRVLGHDVTVTSDGCKWMENDRDINLFRSGYDFYNSIKYLGKVHRVFRKFKGYDVVQIKNPSFLDLNIKRNLNFYRYLLKNNEKVFLGAFGTDYFWEKLCIENKTLRYTDLFVGEKPLDIYKCEWLGAQFQEANIEVAETCNGIISCLYEYYKAYEPYYKNKLDYIPLPINTDLLSYKEKRIQKDKIKFFIGIQKLKTKLKGTDLLLEEVMKIKKAYPQEVLVNKVTSLPWNEYVKTMSESDVILDQVYSYTPAMNGLIGMAQGLVLIGGGEPEIYELLKESDNHPIVNVFPSKEDIHIKLEELIQNRKSIPEISYNSRKFVEQHHNYIKVAQQYIDFWNSK; this is encoded by the coding sequence ATGAAAATTCTTTTATTAGGTGAATACAGTGCTCTTCATTCTACATTAGCACAAGGGCTAAGAGTATTAGGTCACGATGTTACAGTAACTTCAGATGGGTGCAAATGGATGGAAAATGACAGAGATATTAATTTGTTCCGTTCAGGATATGATTTTTATAACTCGATTAAATATTTAGGAAAAGTTCATCGTGTTTTTAGAAAATTTAAAGGTTATGATGTTGTACAAATTAAAAATCCTTCATTTTTAGATTTAAATATTAAAAGGAACCTTAATTTTTATAGGTATTTATTAAAAAATAATGAGAAAGTTTTTTTAGGTGCGTTTGGAACGGATTATTTTTGGGAGAAGTTATGTATCGAGAATAAAACACTTAGATATACGGATTTATTTGTTGGAGAAAAACCTCTTGATATATATAAATGCGAATGGCTGGGGGCACAATTTCAAGAAGCTAATATTGAAGTTGCAGAAACTTGTAATGGCATAATTTCTTGTTTGTACGAATACTATAAAGCATATGAACCCTATTATAAAAACAAATTAGACTATATTCCGTTGCCTATCAATACCGATTTGCTTTCTTATAAGGAAAAAAGAATTCAGAAGGATAAAATTAAGTTTTTTATTGGTATTCAAAAGCTCAAAACTAAGCTGAAAGGTACAGATTTGCTTCTTGAAGAAGTAATGAAAATCAAGAAAGCTTACCCTCAGGAAGTTTTAGTAAATAAAGTAACTTCTTTACCTTGGAATGAATATGTTAAAACTATGTCGGAATCGGATGTAATATTAGATCAAGTCTATTCATATACCCCCGCGATGAATGGCTTGATTGGCATGGCGCAAGGTTTGGTTTTAATAGGTGGGGGAGAACCTGAAATTTATGAATTGTTAAAGGAAAGTGATAATCATCCAATTGTTAATGTATTTCCTTCAAAGGAGGATATTCACATTAAGTTGGAAGAATTAATACAGAATAGAAAAAGCATTCCTGAAATCTCATATAATAGTAGAAAGTTTGTTGAGCAACATCATAATTATATAAAAGTGGCTCAGCAATATATTGATTTTTGGAATAGTAAATAG